From Actinosynnema mirum DSM 43827, a single genomic window includes:
- a CDS encoding ArsR/SmtB family transcription factor: protein MRSLRIHFTMLDLARTRVAGDSDPLWEVVLSGFRLNYRYRDNEHLFGAWKRTVLTDPDRAAPARAGARLLSVLAPKGPYFPDFLTPTGTGGGFEAGLEAIRATPHRRLRAEMTKLAQESPVPARFLPVAEGRPEALGSLAAVLRSYRDAVITPHDGAVRSVVSADAARRTRVLAERGVEGLFETLPWARWRPPVLEVEYGVDRDLHLNGRGLVLVPSFFCDRQPITLADPDLPPTLIHPVDKTAGWEGLVAETRGGLAALMGPTRAAVLLEIAGGGGLTTTQLARRLSTSAAAVSRHAAVLRSAGLVDTRRDGQHVLHTPTLLGLGLLETPVVR, encoded by the coding sequence GTGCGGTCGCTGCGCATCCACTTCACGATGCTCGACCTGGCGAGGACGAGGGTCGCGGGGGACAGCGACCCGCTGTGGGAGGTCGTGCTCAGCGGCTTCCGGCTGAACTACCGCTACCGCGACAACGAGCACCTCTTCGGCGCCTGGAAGCGGACCGTCCTCACCGACCCGGACCGCGCCGCACCCGCCCGCGCGGGCGCGCGGCTGCTGTCCGTGCTCGCCCCGAAGGGCCCGTACTTCCCGGACTTCCTCACCCCCACCGGCACCGGCGGCGGGTTCGAGGCCGGGCTGGAGGCGATCCGGGCCACCCCGCACCGCCGGTTGCGCGCCGAGATGACCAAGCTCGCGCAGGAGTCGCCCGTCCCCGCGCGGTTCCTGCCGGTGGCCGAGGGCAGGCCCGAGGCGCTCGGCTCGCTGGCCGCCGTGCTCCGGTCCTACCGGGACGCCGTGATCACCCCGCACGACGGCGCGGTGCGCTCCGTGGTCTCCGCCGACGCCGCCCGCCGCACCAGGGTGCTGGCCGAGCGCGGCGTCGAGGGGCTGTTCGAGACCCTGCCGTGGGCGCGCTGGCGCCCACCGGTGCTGGAGGTCGAGTACGGCGTGGACCGCGACCTGCACCTCAACGGCCGGGGCCTGGTGCTGGTGCCGTCGTTCTTCTGCGACCGCCAGCCCATCACGCTGGCCGACCCCGACCTGCCGCCCACGCTCATCCACCCGGTGGACAAGACGGCGGGCTGGGAAGGGCTGGTGGCCGAGACGCGCGGCGGGCTGGCCGCGCTGATGGGGCCCACGCGGGCCGCGGTGCTGCTGGAGATCGCCGGGGGCGGCGGGCTGACCACCACGCAGCTCGCGCGGCGGCTGTCCACCTCGGCCGCCGCGGTCAGCAGGCACGCGGCGGTGCTGCGCTCGGCCGGGCTGGTCGACACCCGCAGGGACGGCCAGCACGTGCTGCACACCCCGACCCTGCTCGGGCTGGGGCTGCTGGAGACGCCGGTGGTGCGCTGA
- a CDS encoding roadblock/LC7 domain-containing protein — protein MTRPGGNRMQIHLSDPAVLAELLGRVRREIEGIESAIATSRDGIVLALDTEADTPEADQMAAHAAAMAAAAAGIGFRFIEVSKLGRLQGVLLEGERGCIAVLPLSGTLLLLLMGSPGVALGRFTVAAKRAMNIILSPEAY, from the coding sequence ATGACGCGGCCCGGCGGCAACCGGATGCAGATCCACCTGAGCGACCCCGCGGTTCTCGCGGAGCTGCTCGGGCGGGTCCGCCGGGAGATCGAAGGCATCGAGAGCGCCATCGCCACCAGCCGCGACGGCATCGTCCTGGCGCTCGACACGGAGGCGGACACCCCGGAAGCGGACCAGATGGCCGCCCACGCCGCGGCCATGGCCGCGGCGGCGGCGGGAATCGGGTTCCGGTTCATCGAGGTGTCCAAGCTCGGCCGCCTCCAGGGCGTGCTGCTGGAGGGGGAGCGGGGCTGCATCGCGGTCCTGCCCCTCAGCGGGACGCTCCTGCTGCTCCTGATGGGGTCGCCGGGGGTGGCCCTCGGCCGCTTCACGGTCGCGGCCAAGCGGGCGATGAACATCATCCTGTCGCCCGAGGCCTACTGA
- a CDS encoding globin domain-containing protein, with protein MLSAQSREIVTATLPVVREHVVAIATRFYGRMLGENPELLNVFNRGNQASGEQRKALAGSVVAYAAHLVGQGQEIPLDAVISRIAHKHVSLGITPEQYTIVGRYLMGAVKEVLGEAVTPEVAAAWDEVYWLFAVKLIAIETRMYQDLHADPGRIYAPWVVTGRVEEAEDAVSLLLAPESGPVPHHLAGQYVTVALEMADGVRQGRQYTVSRAAGHEALRITVRRVRGTDGTPDGEVSTLLTTTTKVGDQVWVTPPVGDIALAEGAGPVVLASAGIGVTPMMAMLEHLAERSPDRPVAFVHADRSPARHALAQEAQRLGGRLESFTSTLFYEQDAPEGARAGLVDPDAVPAYPDADFYLCGPLPFMRDVRTSLLRRGVDTGRIRFEVFGSDLWTSGADRLPVPEQAAS; from the coding sequence ATGTTGTCCGCACAGTCGCGGGAGATCGTCACGGCCACCCTGCCGGTGGTCCGGGAGCACGTGGTCGCGATCGCGACCCGCTTCTACGGCCGGATGCTCGGGGAGAACCCCGAGCTGCTGAACGTGTTCAACCGGGGGAACCAGGCCAGCGGCGAGCAGCGGAAAGCGCTTGCCGGATCGGTGGTGGCGTACGCCGCGCACCTGGTCGGCCAGGGCCAGGAGATCCCGCTCGACGCGGTGATCAGCCGCATCGCGCACAAGCACGTGTCGCTGGGCATCACGCCCGAGCAGTACACGATCGTCGGCCGCTACCTGATGGGCGCGGTGAAGGAGGTGCTCGGCGAGGCGGTCACGCCGGAGGTCGCGGCGGCCTGGGACGAGGTGTACTGGCTGTTCGCGGTCAAGCTGATCGCGATCGAGACCCGCATGTACCAGGACCTGCACGCGGACCCGGGGCGGATCTACGCGCCGTGGGTGGTCACCGGGCGGGTCGAGGAGGCCGAGGACGCGGTGTCGCTGCTGCTGGCCCCGGAGTCCGGGCCGGTGCCGCACCACCTGGCGGGCCAGTACGTCACGGTCGCGCTGGAGATGGCCGACGGCGTGCGGCAGGGCAGGCAGTACACCGTGTCGCGGGCGGCGGGGCACGAGGCGCTGCGGATCACCGTCCGCCGGGTGCGCGGCACGGACGGCACCCCGGACGGCGAGGTGTCCACGCTGCTGACCACCACGACGAAGGTCGGCGACCAGGTGTGGGTGACCCCGCCCGTGGGCGACATCGCGCTCGCCGAGGGCGCCGGACCGGTCGTGCTGGCCAGCGCGGGCATCGGCGTCACGCCGATGATGGCGATGCTGGAGCACCTGGCCGAGCGCTCCCCGGACCGCCCGGTCGCGTTCGTGCACGCCGACCGCTCCCCCGCCAGGCACGCGCTCGCGCAGGAGGCCCAGCGGCTCGGCGGCAGGCTGGAGTCGTTCACCAGCACGCTGTTCTACGAGCAGGACGCCCCGGAGGGCGCGCGCGCCGGACTGGTCGACCCGGACGCGGTGCCCGCCTACCCGGACGCGGACTTCTACCTGTGCGGCCCGCTGCCGTTCATGCGGGACGTGCGCACCTCGCTGCTGAGGCGCGGGGTCGACACCGGGCGCATCCGCTTCGAGGTGTTCGGCTCGGACCTGTGGACCAGCGGCGCCGACCGCCTGCCCGTTCCCGAGCAGGCCGCCAGCTAG
- a CDS encoding S8 family peptidase, with the protein MRRASTGFAAALGGVALVLGAFAPATAQTRNGEPPPAGDEVVPDSYLVVLKDQGGSAGHASTAALAASLAAAHGGDVTSTWSRSLRGFAVKADAEQAKRLAADPAVASVTANGRLKAHDAQFEPPSWGLDRVDQPDLPLDEVYNHRADGAGVRVYVVDSGIRTTHADFGGRASWGADLVDGSGQDCAGHGTHVAGTVGGAGHGVAKGVQLIAVRVLDCANGTTYETALNGVEWVTANAVRPAVANLSFGGATSAQSAPLEQAIRNSAASGITYVVSAGNDNRNACSATPALLPEVIAVAATDRADRRADYSNFGGCADLFAPGTAIRSASAADDTASREETGTSMAAPHVAGAAALHLAANPGATPQAVLAALAATAQNGRVGGALNGTPNRLLSTASTAGAPQEVDLVRAWRQPDHVSASAGLPSGYGAEGSLGRLVTARLPGTRPLYQCKVGGWDHMTSLRADCEGLERVGLLGYAHAERVAGAHPVHRCLIRESGDHMDSRDPNCEGQTVEGVLGYALD; encoded by the coding sequence GTGAGACGCGCGTCGACCGGTTTCGCAGCCGCGCTGGGCGGAGTTGCGCTGGTGCTGGGGGCATTCGCCCCCGCCACCGCCCAGACCCGGAACGGGGAGCCCCCGCCCGCCGGGGACGAGGTCGTGCCGGACAGCTACCTCGTCGTGCTGAAGGACCAGGGGGGCTCCGCGGGCCACGCGTCCACCGCCGCGCTCGCCGCGTCGCTGGCCGCCGCGCACGGCGGGGACGTCACCTCCACCTGGAGCAGGTCGCTGCGCGGGTTCGCGGTCAAGGCGGACGCGGAGCAGGCCAAGCGCCTGGCCGCCGACCCCGCCGTCGCCTCGGTCACCGCCAACGGCAGGCTCAAGGCGCACGACGCCCAGTTCGAGCCGCCCTCGTGGGGCCTGGACCGCGTCGACCAGCCCGACCTGCCGCTGGACGAGGTCTACAACCACCGCGCGGACGGCGCGGGCGTGCGCGTCTACGTCGTCGACAGCGGCATCCGCACCACGCACGCCGACTTCGGCGGCCGGGCCAGCTGGGGCGCCGACCTGGTCGACGGCAGCGGCCAGGACTGCGCGGGCCACGGCACGCACGTCGCGGGCACCGTCGGCGGCGCCGGGCACGGCGTCGCCAAGGGCGTCCAGCTCATCGCCGTGCGGGTCCTGGACTGCGCCAACGGCACCACCTACGAGACCGCGCTCAACGGCGTCGAGTGGGTCACCGCCAACGCGGTCCGCCCGGCCGTGGCGAACCTGAGCTTCGGCGGCGCCACGTCCGCGCAGAGCGCCCCGCTGGAGCAGGCGATCCGCAACTCCGCCGCCTCCGGCATCACCTACGTGGTGTCGGCGGGCAACGACAACCGCAACGCCTGCTCGGCCACGCCCGCCCTGCTGCCCGAGGTGATCGCGGTCGCCGCCACCGACCGGGCCGACCGGCGAGCGGACTACTCGAACTTCGGCGGCTGCGCCGACCTGTTCGCCCCCGGCACCGCGATCCGCTCGGCGTCCGCCGCCGACGACACCGCCTCCCGCGAGGAGACCGGCACCTCCATGGCCGCCCCGCACGTCGCCGGGGCCGCCGCGCTGCACCTGGCCGCGAACCCAGGGGCCACGCCGCAGGCGGTGCTGGCCGCGCTCGCCGCGACGGCCCAGAACGGCAGGGTCGGCGGCGCGCTCAACGGCACGCCCAACCGGCTGCTGTCCACGGCCTCCACCGCGGGCGCCCCGCAGGAGGTCGACCTGGTCCGGGCCTGGCGGCAGCCCGACCACGTCAGCGCGAGCGCGGGCCTGCCGTCCGGGTACGGCGCGGAGGGCAGCCTCGGCAGGCTCGTCACCGCCCGCCTGCCCGGCACCCGGCCGCTCTACCAGTGCAAGGTCGGCGGCTGGGACCACATGACCTCGCTGCGCGCCGACTGCGAGGGCCTGGAGCGGGTCGGCCTGCTCGGCTACGCCCACGCCGAGCGCGTCGCGGGCGCCCACCCGGTGCACCGCTGCCTGATCCGGGAGAGCGGCGACCACATGGACAGCCGCGACCCGAACTGCGAGGGGCAGACCGTCGAGGGCGTCCTCGGGTACGCGCTCGACTGA
- a CDS encoding RrF2 family transcriptional regulator, with protein MHLSKATDIALRVLMLAAAKDAQLTVDDLATSMNVPRNHVAKVVQRLQKEGLVTTARGRNGGVSVPPGARGVSAGHVVRRFEGEDEVVDCEQGPCPLHRACLLRGALRTAREAFFASLDTVLLRDLIAPPTGPVLLSLTRE; from the coding sequence ATGCACCTCAGCAAGGCCACCGACATCGCCCTGCGCGTGCTGATGCTCGCTGCGGCCAAGGACGCCCAGCTCACCGTGGACGACCTCGCGACGAGCATGAACGTGCCGCGCAACCACGTGGCCAAGGTGGTCCAGCGCCTCCAGAAGGAAGGCCTGGTCACCACGGCGCGGGGGCGCAACGGCGGGGTCTCGGTCCCGCCGGGCGCGAGGGGGGTGTCGGCCGGTCACGTGGTGCGCCGGTTCGAGGGCGAGGACGAGGTCGTGGACTGCGAGCAGGGACCCTGCCCGCTGCACCGCGCGTGCCTGCTGCGCGGCGCGCTGCGCACGGCCCGCGAGGCGTTCTTCGCCTCGCTGGACACCGTGCTGCTGCGCGACCTGATCGCCCCGCCCACGGGCCCGGTCCTGCTGTCGCTGACGAGGGAATGA
- the crtI gene encoding phytoene desaturase family protein, with protein MVAVVRGRTDRVVVVGAGLAGLSAALHLRGAGHEVTVVERLAHPGGLAGRLDVSGYRIDPGPTVLTMPELIDEALGAVGRKLDELVELLPLHPAYRARFADGTSLDVHTEAEAMHRSITDFAGPAEADGYLRLRDWLGKLYEVERDRFIGANFDSPLDLVGPDLVRLAALGGFSSLERGVGKHLGDERLRRAFTFQALYAGVAPRRALGAYGVIAYMDTIAGVSFPRGGMRAVPQAMADAAEGAGVRFHYGTAALRLERAGGRVTAVVTEGERLPCDAVVLAAGPVLSAELLADVPRRPVPTRWSPSAVVAHLAADVVTEDLAHHTISFGNAWNGTFDEIVRDGKLMSDPSLLLTTPTLTDPSLAPEGRHLHYLLAPCPNLDRAPLRWDVLGPRYAEELVEEVVKRKLVGAASDVELLSLSTPDDWARGGQPAGTPFSAAHTFLQTGPFRQRNLPRRSGNVVLAGSGTTPGVGIPPVVISGRLAAARLRAPQ; from the coding sequence ATGGTCGCCGTGGTCAGGGGTCGCACCGACCGGGTCGTCGTGGTCGGCGCGGGACTCGCGGGGTTGTCCGCGGCGCTGCACCTGCGGGGCGCCGGGCACGAGGTGACCGTGGTGGAGCGCCTGGCGCACCCCGGCGGTCTGGCGGGCAGGCTGGACGTGTCGGGCTACCGGATCGACCCCGGACCGACCGTGCTGACCATGCCCGAGCTGATCGACGAGGCGCTCGGCGCGGTCGGTCGCAAGCTCGACGAGCTGGTGGAGCTGCTGCCGCTGCACCCGGCGTACCGGGCGCGCTTCGCCGACGGCACGAGCCTGGACGTGCACACCGAGGCCGAGGCCATGCACCGGTCGATCACCGACTTCGCCGGTCCCGCCGAGGCCGACGGCTACCTGAGGCTGCGGGACTGGCTGGGCAAGCTCTACGAGGTGGAGCGCGACCGGTTCATCGGGGCGAACTTCGACTCCCCGCTCGACCTGGTCGGCCCGGACCTGGTGCGGCTGGCCGCGCTCGGCGGGTTCTCCTCGCTGGAGCGCGGAGTGGGCAAGCACCTGGGCGACGAGCGGCTGCGCAGGGCGTTCACCTTCCAGGCGCTGTACGCGGGCGTCGCGCCCCGGCGGGCGCTCGGCGCGTACGGCGTCATCGCCTACATGGACACCATCGCGGGCGTGTCGTTCCCGCGCGGCGGGATGCGCGCGGTGCCGCAGGCCATGGCGGACGCCGCCGAGGGCGCCGGGGTCCGGTTCCACTACGGCACGGCCGCGCTGCGCCTGGAGCGCGCGGGCGGGCGGGTGACCGCCGTGGTCACCGAGGGCGAGCGGCTCCCGTGCGACGCGGTCGTGCTGGCCGCGGGGCCCGTGCTCAGCGCCGAGCTGCTGGCGGACGTGCCGCGCCGCCCGGTGCCCACGCGCTGGTCGCCGTCGGCGGTGGTCGCGCACCTGGCGGCCGACGTGGTCACGGAGGACCTGGCGCACCACACCATCTCGTTCGGGAACGCCTGGAACGGCACGTTCGACGAGATCGTGCGCGACGGCAAGCTCATGTCCGACCCGTCGCTGCTGCTCACGACGCCCACCCTCACCGACCCGAGCCTCGCGCCGGAGGGCAGGCACCTGCACTACCTGCTGGCGCCCTGCCCGAACCTGGACCGCGCGCCGCTGCGCTGGGACGTGCTCGGCCCCCGGTACGCGGAGGAGCTGGTGGAGGAGGTCGTCAAGCGCAAGCTCGTGGGCGCGGCCTCGGACGTGGAGCTGCTGTCGCTGAGCACCCCGGACGACTGGGCGCGCGGCGGCCAGCCCGCCGGGACGCCGTTCTCGGCGGCGCACACGTTCCTGCAGACCGGGCCGTTCCGGCAGCGCAACCTGCCGCGCCGCAGCGGCAATGTGGTGCTCGCCGGAAGTGGGACCACCCCTGGTGTCGGAATTCCGCCAGTGGTGATTTCCGGTCGGCTGGCGGCGGCCCGTCTGCGGGCCCCGCAGTAA
- a CDS encoding polyprenyl synthetase family protein — MTLAHRTRPEGVSAEAVVPRLDAALEEFFAARPDAGLAPELVGEISELSVLGKRVRPIFAWCGWLAAGGAETGPESDAVVRALVALELLQVCALVHDDVMDRSTTRRGRAAAHVAFAARHRRLRWSGDPKHYGDCAAVLVGDLALAWSDDAIVTAGLEPAALSRAWVAWQAMRVEMMAGQHLDLLAGARREESLEQALRVAALKTAAYTVERPLHLGAAMAGAGPELVEALRSFGRDIGVAFQLRDDLLGVFGDPGVTGKPVGDDLREGKRTPLMSIALGLARSAGDDAAAELLRDCLERRPVNYRAVEAVLVETGAVATVESKITALAASAVRALDDAPVRPEARSALLRMAGRATDRRS; from the coding sequence ATGACCCTTGCCCACCGCACCCGACCGGAGGGTGTCTCCGCCGAGGCGGTCGTCCCGCGCCTGGACGCCGCGCTGGAGGAGTTCTTCGCGGCGCGCCCCGACGCCGGTCTCGCCCCCGAGCTGGTCGGGGAGATCAGCGAGCTGTCCGTCCTCGGCAAACGGGTCCGGCCGATCTTCGCCTGGTGCGGGTGGCTCGCGGCCGGTGGCGCGGAGACCGGTCCCGAGTCGGACGCCGTGGTGCGCGCGCTGGTCGCGCTGGAGCTGCTGCAGGTGTGCGCGCTGGTGCACGACGACGTGATGGACCGCTCCACCACCCGCAGGGGTCGGGCCGCCGCGCACGTCGCGTTCGCCGCGCGGCACCGCAGGCTGCGCTGGTCCGGCGACCCGAAGCACTACGGCGACTGCGCCGCGGTGCTGGTCGGCGACCTGGCGCTGGCGTGGTCGGACGACGCGATCGTCACCGCCGGGCTGGAGCCCGCCGCGCTGTCGCGGGCGTGGGTGGCCTGGCAGGCGATGCGGGTGGAGATGATGGCCGGGCAGCACCTCGACCTGCTGGCGGGCGCCCGTCGCGAGGAGTCGCTGGAGCAGGCGCTGCGGGTCGCGGCGCTCAAGACCGCCGCCTACACCGTCGAGCGCCCGCTGCACCTGGGCGCGGCCATGGCGGGCGCCGGGCCGGAGCTGGTGGAGGCGCTGCGCTCGTTCGGCCGGGACATCGGCGTGGCGTTCCAGCTGCGCGACGACCTGCTCGGCGTGTTCGGCGACCCCGGCGTGACCGGCAAGCCGGTGGGCGACGACCTGCGCGAGGGCAAGCGCACCCCGCTGATGTCGATCGCGCTGGGCCTTGCCCGCAGTGCCGGGGACGACGCGGCGGCGGAGCTGCTGCGCGACTGCCTGGAGCGGCGGCCGGTGAACTACCGGGCGGTGGAGGCGGTGCTGGTGGAGACCGGCGCGGTGGCCACCGTCGAGAGCAAGATCACCGCGCTGGCGGCGAGCGCGGTGCGGGCCCTGGACGACGCGCCGGTGCGCCCCGAGGCCAGGTCGGCGCTGCTGCGCATGGCGGGCCGGGCGACCGACCGGCGCAGCTAG
- a CDS encoding winged helix-turn-helix transcriptional regulator, protein MSSRECSIANALGVVGERWTLLALREVMIGFRRFDQIVRNTGVSRDVLAARLRKLVAAGVLERRRYEDHPPRYEYALTDSGRALQPVLQALMEWGDRFVTPGPPPAVWQHRCGHDLEVRPVCSHCGEEVAFTGVRPRRVGVVR, encoded by the coding sequence ATGAGCAGCCGGGAGTGTTCGATCGCCAACGCGCTCGGGGTGGTCGGCGAGCGGTGGACGCTGCTGGCGCTGCGCGAGGTGATGATCGGCTTCCGCCGGTTCGACCAGATCGTGCGCAACACCGGGGTGAGCCGCGACGTGCTGGCCGCGCGGCTGCGCAAGCTGGTGGCGGCGGGCGTGCTGGAGCGCAGGCGCTACGAGGACCACCCGCCGCGCTACGAGTACGCCCTGACCGACTCGGGCCGGGCGCTGCAACCGGTGCTCCAGGCCCTGATGGAGTGGGGCGACCGCTTCGTGACCCCCGGCCCACCGCCCGCGGTCTGGCAGCACCGCTGCGGCCACGACCTGGAGGTGCGCCCGGTGTGCTCGCACTGCGGCGAGGAGGTGGCGTTCACCGGCGTCCGGCCGCGCCGGGTGGGCGTGGTGCGCTGA
- a CDS encoding 1-deoxy-D-xylulose-5-phosphate synthase encodes MSDTTTRPPQPAPGGSFDLRALPPDELPGLAHRLRALLVHSVSRTGGHLGPNLGVVELTLALHRVFRSPTDRLVFDTGHQTYVHKMLTGRADLFGGLRRAGGLSGYPSRAESPHDLVENSHTSTALSYADGLARAARSRGEERHVVAVVGDGALTGGMAWEALNSIAVSDLPVVVVLNDNGRSHGPTAGAVGRHLAALRRGTAVSSVFADLGVRYLGPVDGHDIAELEAALTSAREYRGPVVVHCLTRKGFGHAPAEQDESDHMHAIAPPSMPGGPEWTAVLGEHLVALGETRPDLFCLTAAMVEQTGLGPFARRFPDRVLDTGIAEQHAVTCAAGLAMGGLRPVVALSSTFLPRALDQVLMDVALHRLPVALVLGRAGITGEDGPSQHGAWDLALLRGVPGLRVAAPRDATRLRELLEQAVDRDGPTALRFPQGPVGVDLDAVSRVGGVEVLHSASRRDALLVTVGSLAAQGVAAAVGLGGQGIGVTVCDPGWVLPVDPSLIALAAEHRVVVCAEDGVRAGGVGDAVAAALREAGLSRRVRVLGLPSEFLAHGSRSDILRLHGLDAAGIAEGVERFLDRSAA; translated from the coding sequence ATGTCCGACACCACGACCAGGCCGCCCCAACCGGCGCCGGGCGGCTCCTTCGACCTGCGCGCCCTCCCGCCCGACGAGCTGCCGGGCCTCGCGCACCGCCTGCGGGCGCTGCTGGTGCACTCGGTCAGCCGCACCGGCGGTCACCTCGGCCCGAACCTGGGCGTGGTGGAGCTGACGCTCGCGCTGCACCGGGTCTTCCGCTCCCCCACCGACCGCCTGGTGTTCGACACCGGCCACCAGACCTACGTGCACAAGATGCTCACCGGCCGCGCCGACCTGTTCGGCGGGCTGCGCCGCGCGGGCGGGCTGTCCGGGTACCCGAGCCGCGCCGAGTCGCCGCACGACCTGGTCGAGAACTCGCACACCTCCACCGCCCTGTCCTACGCGGACGGGCTGGCCCGCGCGGCCCGCTCGCGCGGGGAGGAGCGGCACGTGGTGGCCGTGGTCGGGGACGGGGCGCTGACCGGCGGCATGGCGTGGGAGGCGCTCAACAGCATCGCCGTGAGCGACCTGCCGGTCGTGGTGGTGCTCAACGACAACGGCCGCTCGCACGGGCCGACGGCGGGCGCGGTCGGGCGGCACCTGGCGGCGCTGCGCCGGGGCACGGCGGTGTCGTCGGTGTTCGCGGACCTGGGCGTGCGCTACCTGGGGCCGGTCGACGGCCACGACATCGCCGAGCTGGAGGCCGCGCTCACCTCGGCCCGCGAGTACCGGGGCCCGGTGGTGGTGCACTGCCTGACCCGGAAGGGCTTCGGGCACGCCCCCGCCGAGCAGGACGAGTCCGACCACATGCACGCGATCGCCCCGCCGTCGATGCCGGGCGGTCCGGAGTGGACGGCCGTGCTCGGCGAGCACCTGGTGGCGCTGGGCGAGACCCGCCCGGACCTGTTCTGCCTGACCGCGGCGATGGTGGAGCAGACGGGCCTGGGCCCGTTCGCCCGCCGCTTCCCCGACCGGGTGCTCGACACCGGCATCGCCGAGCAGCACGCGGTGACCTGCGCGGCAGGGCTGGCGATGGGCGGGCTGCGGCCGGTGGTGGCGCTGTCGTCGACGTTCCTGCCGCGCGCGCTCGACCAGGTGCTGATGGACGTGGCGCTGCACCGGCTGCCGGTGGCGCTGGTGCTGGGCCGGGCCGGGATCACCGGCGAGGACGGGCCGAGCCAGCACGGCGCGTGGGACCTGGCGCTGCTGCGCGGCGTGCCGGGGCTGCGGGTGGCCGCGCCGCGCGACGCGACCCGGTTGCGGGAGCTGCTGGAGCAGGCCGTCGACCGGGACGGGCCGACCGCGCTGCGCTTCCCGCAGGGGCCGGTGGGGGTGGACCTGGACGCGGTGTCGCGGGTGGGCGGGGTGGAGGTGCTGCACAGCGCCTCGCGGCGGGACGCGCTGCTGGTGACCGTGGGGAGCCTGGCCGCGCAGGGCGTGGCGGCGGCGGTCGGGCTGGGCGGGCAGGGCATCGGGGTGACGGTGTGCGATCCGGGGTGGGTGCTGCCGGTGGACCCGTCGCTGATCGCGCTGGCCGCCGAGCACCGGGTGGTGGTGTGCGCGGAGGACGGGGTGCGCGCGGGCGGGGTCGGGGATGCGGTCGCGGCGGCGCTGCGCGAGGCGGGGCTGAGCCGCCGGGTGCGGGTGCTCGGGCTGCCGTCGGAGTTCCTGGCGCACGGGTCCCGGTCGGACATCCTGCGGCTGCACGGCCTGGACGCGGCGGGCATCGCCGAGGGCGTGGAGCGCTTCCTGGACAGGAGCGCGGCATGA
- a CDS encoding terpene synthase family protein, whose amino-acid sequence MSGFYCPVEPAINPHVGVTEARAVEWLDRVGLGADPRLREEVVRLNVAEFFARAAPEADDEPMQVAVRWACWAHLFLRERGGDEDFMTTAGEVQRALEVPWHAVAEDRFALALQDIALAMHGCATGQQARRFADAHRAWLFTAAWQASLDSMGLAPSLDDHVMMRLNAASGAPTAALLEIAVGEEVPAHEADSPPVRALGEMAVLVTGWDTDLHTGCGVVEVLAEQGRTTVERATEQARAMRDRVLTRFLDLREQVLIGPVSEALRGYLGSLGHAIRGNIDWALGAPRFVGFTEAPAVPGQRGREWADSPADADPSPLPIAAIAWWWDDM is encoded by the coding sequence ATGAGCGGCTTCTACTGCCCCGTCGAACCGGCGATCAACCCGCACGTGGGGGTGACCGAGGCGCGGGCCGTCGAGTGGCTGGACCGGGTGGGGCTGGGCGCGGACCCGAGGCTGCGGGAGGAGGTGGTGCGGCTCAACGTCGCCGAGTTCTTCGCCCGCGCCGCCCCGGAGGCCGACGACGAGCCGATGCAGGTGGCGGTGCGGTGGGCGTGCTGGGCGCACCTGTTCCTGCGCGAGCGGGGTGGCGACGAGGACTTCATGACCACGGCGGGCGAGGTGCAGCGGGCGCTGGAGGTGCCGTGGCACGCGGTCGCCGAGGACCGGTTCGCGCTGGCGCTCCAGGACATCGCGCTGGCCATGCACGGCTGCGCGACCGGCCAGCAGGCGCGGAGGTTCGCGGACGCGCACCGGGCGTGGCTGTTCACGGCGGCGTGGCAGGCGTCGCTGGACTCGATGGGGCTCGCGCCGAGCCTGGACGACCACGTGATGATGCGGCTCAACGCGGCGTCGGGCGCGCCGACGGCGGCGCTGCTGGAGATCGCGGTCGGCGAGGAGGTGCCCGCGCACGAGGCCGACTCGCCGCCGGTGCGGGCGCTGGGCGAGATGGCGGTCCTGGTGACCGGGTGGGACACGGACCTGCACACCGGGTGCGGGGTGGTGGAGGTGCTGGCCGAGCAGGGCAGGACGACGGTGGAGCGGGCGACCGAGCAGGCGCGGGCGATGCGGGACCGGGTGCTGACGCGGTTCCTGGACCTGCGGGAGCAGGTGCTGATCGGGCCGGTGAGCGAGGCGCTGCGCGGGTACCTGGGGAGCTTGGGGCACGCGATCCGGGGCAACATCGACTGGGCGCTGGGGGCGCCGAGGTTCGTGGGCTTCACGGAGGCCCCGGCCGTGCCGGGGCAGCGGGGTCGGGAGTGGGCGGACAGCCCCGCGGACGCCGATCCGTCGCCGTTGCCGATCGCGGCGATCGCTTGGTGGTGGGACGACATGTGA